One genomic region from Actinocatenispora thailandica encodes:
- a CDS encoding winged helix-turn-helix domain-containing protein translates to MPDDDKHHHELPKRTLRDPRELRAMAHPVRIRIMDELFIAGSLTASQLSDRIGESPANCSWHLRQLAKYGYVEEAGGGTGRQRPWRPVIENRSWGGRSEGEAAAAGAAMAELMYQHEFDEHQEFERRQDSEPQDWYDAAFWSQSFAWLTAAELVEFKERIVAQILPYAERFTDPATRPADARAVRLVSWGFPARPWSEDQE, encoded by the coding sequence GTGCCCGACGACGACAAGCACCACCACGAACTGCCGAAGCGCACGCTTCGCGATCCACGCGAGCTGCGCGCCATGGCCCACCCCGTGCGCATCCGCATCATGGACGAGCTGTTCATCGCCGGATCGCTGACTGCAAGCCAGCTCTCCGACCGGATCGGGGAGAGCCCCGCCAACTGCTCCTGGCACCTGCGCCAGCTCGCCAAGTACGGCTACGTCGAGGAGGCCGGCGGCGGCACCGGCCGGCAGCGGCCGTGGCGCCCGGTGATCGAGAACCGCAGCTGGGGCGGACGCAGCGAGGGCGAGGCCGCCGCCGCCGGCGCGGCGATGGCCGAGCTGATGTACCAACACGAGTTCGACGAGCACCAGGAGTTCGAGCGCCGGCAGGACAGCGAGCCGCAGGACTGGTACGACGCGGCGTTCTGGAGCCAGTCGTTCGCCTGGCTCACCGCTGCCGAACTCGTCGAGTTCAAGGAGCGGATCGTCGCCCAGATACTGCCCTACGCCGAGCGGTTCACCGATCCGGCCACCCGCCCCGCCGACGCCCGCGCCGTCCGCCTGGTGTCCTGGGGGTTCCCGGCCCGGCCGTGGTCGGAGGACCAGGAGTGA
- a CDS encoding low temperature requirement protein A, which produces MSGGNAAGRHASWLELFFDLVVVAAVAQLAHRLHGEPTPADVGLFVLLYLAVWLAWSSFTLYANVAGDRTSQRSMLAAMAGIAVLAAAVPEATEQRVVVFVVAYVVVRALGAQTMRRTGTNLTAWPTVQGLLGVVPWLVSIWVDPPGRYLLWTVGVAIDLLLPLGARSEARVPRFAQRMIEAQARREGRPVEDFAAQVPKPATVDLAHLAERLGLFMIIVLGEAVLQVIAAAAELPWTGRLIAVAGLGFVVLVGMWWHLFRYGLIASEGRSLPVSVAMPLHFVTTVSITAVAVGLGGIVAHPEHVPAADGWLLCGGVAGWFLAGALGGLPDPANRRWLLAAGLPGVAVPVLLAAFGAALPGPAFTGVLVALMAWQWAYSTRHERRRAEAVPAT; this is translated from the coding sequence ATGTCTGGGGGGAACGCGGCGGGACGGCACGCGAGCTGGCTGGAGCTGTTCTTCGACCTGGTGGTCGTGGCGGCGGTCGCGCAGCTCGCGCACCGCCTGCACGGCGAGCCGACGCCGGCCGACGTCGGGCTGTTCGTGCTGCTCTACCTCGCGGTGTGGCTGGCGTGGTCGTCGTTCACGCTGTACGCCAACGTCGCCGGCGACCGCACCAGCCAGCGCTCGATGCTCGCCGCGATGGCCGGCATCGCGGTGCTGGCCGCCGCGGTACCGGAGGCCACCGAGCAGCGCGTCGTGGTCTTCGTCGTCGCCTACGTGGTGGTGCGGGCGCTCGGTGCGCAGACGATGCGCCGTACCGGCACCAACCTCACCGCGTGGCCCACCGTGCAGGGGCTGCTGGGCGTCGTACCGTGGCTGGTCTCGATCTGGGTCGACCCGCCCGGCCGGTACCTGCTGTGGACCGTCGGCGTGGCCATCGACCTGCTGCTGCCGCTCGGCGCGCGGTCCGAGGCCCGGGTGCCGCGGTTCGCCCAGCGGATGATCGAGGCGCAGGCGCGGCGGGAGGGCCGCCCGGTCGAGGACTTCGCCGCCCAGGTGCCGAAACCGGCCACCGTGGACCTCGCGCACCTGGCCGAGCGGCTCGGCCTGTTCATGATCATCGTGCTCGGTGAGGCGGTGCTGCAGGTGATCGCCGCAGCCGCGGAGCTGCCCTGGACCGGCCGGCTGATCGCCGTCGCGGGGCTCGGCTTCGTGGTGCTCGTCGGCATGTGGTGGCACCTGTTCCGGTACGGGCTGATCGCCAGCGAGGGCCGCAGCCTGCCGGTGTCGGTGGCGATGCCGCTGCACTTCGTGACCACGGTGAGCATCACCGCGGTGGCCGTCGGGCTCGGCGGCATCGTCGCGCACCCGGAGCACGTGCCGGCCGCCGACGGGTGGCTGCTCTGCGGCGGCGTCGCCGGCTGGTTCCTCGCCGGTGCCCTCGGCGGGTTGCCGGACCCGGCCAACCGGCGCTGGCTGCTGGCGGCCGGGCTGCCCGGCGTGGCGGTCCCGGTGCTGCTCGCCGCCTTCGGCGCGGCGCTGCCCGGCCCGGCGTTCACCGGGGTGTTGGTGGCGCTGATGGCCTGGCAGTGGGCCTACAGCACGCGCCACGAGCGGCGCCGTGCCGAGGCCGTACCGGCGACCTGA
- a CDS encoding mycoredoxin produces MYSTPWCGYCRRLKSQFDRENIDYTVIDIEQDPSAAEYVMSVNGGNQTVPTIQYADGTAMTNPTIVQVRDKLATLTAA; encoded by the coding sequence ATGTACTCGACACCGTGGTGCGGCTACTGCCGGCGGCTGAAAAGCCAGTTCGACCGGGAGAACATCGACTACACGGTGATCGACATCGAGCAGGACCCGAGCGCCGCCGAGTACGTGATGAGCGTCAACGGTGGCAACCAGACGGTGCCGACCATTCAGTACGCGGACGGCACGGCGATGACCAACCCGACCATCGTGCAGGTGCGCGACAAGCTCGCCACCCTCACCGCAGCCTAG
- a CDS encoding ABC1 kinase family protein, giving the protein MTDIPRRAVSRTAKLATLPLGLAGRAALGLGKRVTGTAADMVSAEIQQRTAEQLFSVLGQLKGGAMKFGQALSVFEAALPEHLTGPYRAALTKLQEAAPPMPVASVHKVLAEELGPRWKRRFAEFDDQPAAAASIGQVHRAVYHNGTPVAVKIQYPGAGKALVSDLNQLSRLAGLFRVLQPGLDIKPLLGELRARVTEELDYKLEAATQKAMAKAFAHDDEIYVPKVLAGTDRVLITAWVDGTPLADVIAHGSEEDRDLAGLRMATLHFSAPARAGLLHADPHPGNFRLLDDGRLGVIDFGAVARVPDGLPEPIGRLTRLTLAGDAEAVLAGLRDEGFVPPNVDVDAQAILDYLLPVLEPIAVDEFRFTREWLRSEATRLANPRSDAYQLGKKLNLPPSYLMIYRVTLGSIGVLCQLNAKAGYRAVLERWLPGFADE; this is encoded by the coding sequence GTGACCGATATCCCGCGTCGTGCCGTGTCCCGCACAGCGAAACTCGCGACCCTGCCGCTCGGCCTGGCCGGTCGGGCCGCGCTCGGTCTCGGCAAGCGGGTCACCGGCACCGCCGCCGACATGGTCTCCGCGGAGATCCAGCAGCGCACCGCCGAGCAGCTGTTCAGCGTGTTGGGGCAGCTCAAGGGCGGCGCGATGAAGTTCGGTCAGGCACTGTCGGTGTTCGAGGCGGCGCTGCCGGAGCACCTGACCGGGCCCTACCGGGCGGCGCTGACCAAGTTGCAGGAGGCGGCGCCGCCGATGCCGGTGGCCAGCGTGCACAAGGTGTTGGCCGAGGAGCTGGGGCCGCGGTGGAAGCGCCGGTTCGCCGAGTTCGACGACCAGCCGGCCGCCGCGGCGAGCATCGGTCAGGTGCATCGGGCGGTCTACCACAACGGCACCCCGGTGGCGGTCAAGATCCAGTACCCGGGGGCCGGCAAGGCGCTGGTGTCCGATCTGAACCAGCTGTCCCGGCTGGCCGGACTCTTCCGCGTCCTGCAGCCCGGCCTGGACATCAAGCCGCTGCTGGGCGAGCTGCGCGCCCGAGTCACCGAGGAACTCGACTACAAGCTGGAGGCGGCGACCCAGAAGGCGATGGCCAAGGCCTTCGCGCACGACGACGAGATCTACGTGCCGAAGGTGCTGGCCGGCACCGACCGGGTGCTGATCACCGCCTGGGTGGACGGGACGCCGCTGGCCGACGTGATCGCGCACGGCAGCGAGGAGGACCGCGACCTCGCCGGGCTGCGGATGGCGACGCTGCACTTCTCCGCGCCGGCCCGCGCCGGCCTGCTGCACGCCGATCCGCACCCGGGCAACTTCCGGCTGCTCGACGACGGCCGGCTCGGCGTGATCGACTTCGGCGCGGTGGCCCGGGTGCCGGACGGGCTGCCGGAGCCGATCGGGCGGCTGACCCGGCTGACCCTCGCCGGCGACGCCGAGGCGGTCCTGGCCGGGCTCCGCGACGAGGGTTTCGTCCCGCCGAACGTGGACGTCGACGCGCAGGCGATCCTGGACTACCTGCTCCCGGTGCTGGAGCCGATCGCGGTCGACGAGTTCCGGTTCACCCGCGAGTGGCTGCGCAGCGAGGCGACCCGGCTGGCGAATCCACGCAGCGACGCCTACCAGCTGGGCAAGAAGCTGAACCTGCCCCCGTCGTACCTGATGATCTACCGGGTGACGCTGGGTTCGATCGGGGTGCTGTGCCAGCTCAACGCCAAGGCGGGGTACCGCGCGGTGCTGGAACGCTGGCTGCCCGGCTTCGCCGACGAGTGA
- a CDS encoding MFS transporter: MRRLLTAPGPNSLWRNRDFNLLWGSQALSDLGSSMSSLAYPLVVLVLTHNAVLAGAVGTAAMVAKTAVRLPAGVLADRVNRRRLMLACDSIRLVAFAGLAASLLLGYGNVLVIAVVAMIESVCAAAFDTSAMSAVRNLVPLDQVSTAVARDEARSYAVGLVGPPIGGAVFGLGRALPFLADAISYLVSLVGLLLIRRPMQETAEPAGTATSPLRDLLEGLRYTVTTPFLRAAMLIAAPLNFAINGMLFGIIILLQRNGTPPVLIGTVETIVGVGGLIGALAASSMMRRFAFPKLLRAITLLGIPLLLAAWPLASTPLAAAPVALLILLGPPLNAGLFGHLAATTPDRLQGRVNSAFMTAAMGLAALAPLLAGTLAAHFGAAGVVLAFTAAFAVSTVAALTAKGIREMRPVTTSETAPAGAGTEPGTAEVGEPQADSAQSEPVGAEPVETGAGDADDRPGDGDAYRIGGPHGAGARDARGAGDRPGTGDAG, translated from the coding sequence GTGAGGCGGCTGCTGACCGCGCCCGGCCCGAACAGCCTGTGGCGCAACCGCGACTTCAACCTGTTGTGGGGCAGCCAGGCGCTGTCGGACCTGGGCAGCTCGATGTCCTCGCTGGCCTACCCGCTGGTCGTGCTGGTACTCACGCACAACGCGGTGCTCGCCGGGGCCGTCGGCACCGCGGCGATGGTCGCCAAGACCGCGGTACGGCTGCCGGCCGGGGTGCTCGCCGACCGGGTCAACCGGCGCCGGCTGATGCTCGCCTGCGACAGCATCCGGCTGGTCGCGTTCGCCGGGCTGGCCGCGAGTCTGCTGCTCGGGTACGGCAACGTGCTGGTGATCGCCGTCGTGGCGATGATCGAGAGCGTGTGCGCCGCGGCGTTCGACACCTCGGCGATGTCCGCGGTGCGCAACCTGGTACCGCTGGACCAGGTGTCCACCGCCGTGGCCCGGGACGAGGCGCGCAGCTACGCGGTCGGGCTGGTCGGGCCGCCCATCGGCGGTGCGGTGTTCGGTCTCGGCCGGGCGCTGCCGTTCCTCGCCGACGCGATCAGCTACCTGGTCTCGCTGGTCGGCCTGCTGCTGATCCGCCGGCCGATGCAGGAGACGGCCGAGCCGGCGGGCACCGCCACCTCGCCGCTGCGCGACCTGCTCGAAGGGCTGCGCTACACGGTCACCACGCCGTTCCTGCGGGCCGCGATGCTGATCGCCGCGCCGCTGAACTTCGCCATCAACGGCATGCTGTTCGGCATCATCATCCTGTTGCAGCGCAACGGAACACCGCCGGTGCTGATCGGTACCGTGGAGACCATCGTCGGCGTCGGCGGGTTGATCGGCGCGCTGGCCGCGAGCAGCATGATGCGCCGGTTCGCGTTCCCGAAGCTGCTGCGCGCCATCACGCTGCTCGGCATCCCGCTGCTGCTCGCCGCCTGGCCGCTCGCCTCGACCCCGCTCGCCGCCGCGCCGGTCGCGCTGCTGATCCTGCTCGGGCCGCCGCTCAACGCCGGGCTGTTCGGGCACCTGGCCGCGACCACCCCGGACCGGCTGCAGGGTCGCGTCAACAGCGCCTTCATGACCGCGGCGATGGGCCTCGCCGCGCTGGCGCCGCTGCTGGCCGGCACCCTCGCCGCGCACTTCGGTGCCGCGGGCGTGGTGCTCGCGTTCACCGCCGCGTTCGCCGTCTCGACGGTGGCCGCGTTGACCGCCAAGGGGATCCGCGAGATGCGCCCGGTGACCACCAGCGAGACCGCCCCCGCGGGCGCCGGCACCGAGCCCGGCACCGCCGAGGTCGGCGAGCCTCAGGCCGACTCCGCCCAGTCCGAACCGGTCGGGGCCGAACCGGTCGAGACCGGGGCCGGCGACGCCGACGACCGGCCCGGCGACGGCGACGCGTACCGGATCGGCGGCCCGCACGGCGCCGGTGCCCGGGACGCGCGCGGTGCCGGTGACCGGCCGGGTACCGGGGACGCGGGCTGA
- the nudC gene encoding NAD(+) diphosphatase, with protein sequence MSCGTTEIATQLYRGAVDRATDRRTDAGWLANAWPTARVLIVQGDRALVAGDPPHLVYVSAADAPPGDRLFLGVGADGVPCFAVAAALPELPGARSHSLRTVGHLLGDEDADLFTTAVALANWHAAHRYDPATGAPTELGEAGWTRVTAAGGTLWPRTDPAMIVLVHDGVAGPDGRCLLAHKPEWPTERYSCLAGYVEPGESVEAAVAREVTEEVGVTVHGVRYLTSQPWPFPRSLMLAYTALADPSAPVVVDGVEIERARWFRRAEFGTESGPALPFTTSVAYLLIDRWLHERS encoded by the coding sequence ATGTCATGCGGGACAACGGAAATAGCCACCCAACTCTACCGGGGTGCGGTCGACCGGGCCACCGACCGGCGCACCGACGCCGGCTGGCTCGCCAACGCCTGGCCGACCGCACGGGTACTGATCGTGCAGGGCGACCGCGCGCTGGTGGCCGGTGACCCGCCCCACCTGGTGTACGTGTCGGCCGCCGACGCGCCGCCCGGTGACCGGCTGTTCCTCGGCGTCGGTGCCGACGGCGTGCCCTGCTTTGCCGTCGCCGCCGCGCTGCCCGAGCTGCCCGGCGCCCGATCGCATTCGCTGCGCACCGTCGGGCACCTGCTCGGCGACGAGGACGCCGACCTGTTCACCACCGCGGTGGCGCTGGCGAACTGGCACGCCGCGCACCGGTACGACCCGGCCACCGGTGCGCCGACCGAGCTGGGTGAGGCCGGGTGGACCCGGGTCACCGCCGCCGGCGGCACGCTGTGGCCGCGCACCGACCCGGCGATGATCGTGCTGGTCCACGACGGGGTCGCCGGACCGGACGGGCGCTGCCTGCTCGCGCACAAGCCGGAGTGGCCGACCGAGCGGTACTCCTGTCTCGCGGGCTACGTGGAGCCGGGGGAGTCGGTGGAGGCGGCGGTGGCCCGCGAGGTCACCGAGGAGGTCGGCGTCACCGTGCACGGCGTGCGGTACCTGACCAGCCAACCGTGGCCGTTCCCGCGTTCGCTGATGCTCGCCTACACGGCGCTGGCCGACCCGTCCGCGCCGGTGGTGGTCGACGGCGTCGAGATCGAGCGGGCCCGCTGGTTTCGCCGCGCCGAGTTCGGTACCGAGTCCGGCCCGGCCCTGCCGTTCACCACCTCGGTCGCCTACCTGCTGATCGACCGCTGGCTGCACGAACGTTCCTGA
- a CDS encoding MarR family transcriptional regulator — translation MTVRVLAERLEVAPATVSLMVGDLSRQGILHRGEDDTDRRRVIVSIAAPHRRAIHAWLAGAADAWRAALEPLTAAERGLVVATLRRYEEGVERSLSKG, via the coding sequence ATGACCGTGCGGGTTCTGGCCGAGCGGCTGGAGGTGGCACCCGCGACGGTGAGCCTGATGGTCGGCGACCTCAGCCGGCAGGGGATCCTGCACCGTGGCGAGGACGACACCGACCGGCGCCGCGTCATCGTCAGCATCGCCGCCCCGCATCGCCGCGCGATCCACGCCTGGCTCGCCGGGGCGGCCGACGCGTGGCGCGCCGCCCTCGAACCGCTCACCGCGGCCGAGCGCGGGCTCGTCGTGGCGACGCTCAGGCGGTACGAGGAAGGGGTTGAAAGGAGCCTTTCGAAAGGGTAG
- a CDS encoding WhiB family transcriptional regulator, whose translation MSLVLAPLDGAVETGVDLPCRTFEADLWFAETPADLEAAKSLCGDCPLRIECLAGALERHEPWGVWGGEIFEHGAVVPRKRPRGRPRKEDLARDAVARAQVAARTDAVLREASRAVTAA comes from the coding sequence ATGAGCCTGGTGTTGGCCCCCCTCGACGGAGCCGTCGAGACCGGGGTGGACCTGCCCTGTCGGACCTTCGAGGCGGACCTGTGGTTCGCCGAGACCCCGGCGGACCTGGAAGCGGCCAAGTCGCTGTGCGGCGACTGCCCGCTGCGGATCGAGTGCCTCGCCGGCGCCCTGGAGCGGCACGAGCCGTGGGGCGTGTGGGGTGGAGAGATCTTCGAGCACGGAGCGGTCGTGCCGCGCAAGCGGCCGCGGGGCCGCCCGCGCAAGGAGGACCTCGCGCGTGACGCGGTGGCGCGGGCACAGGTTGCGGCCCGTACCGACGCCGTGCTGCGCGAGGCGAGCCGGGCCGTGACCGCGGCCTGA
- a CDS encoding ATP-dependent DNA helicase UvrD2 → MLAGLDDDQRAAVVAPAGPLCILAGAGTGKTRAITHRIAHRVLTGEVRPQHVLAVTFTARAAGEMRDRLRGLGAGGVQARTFHAAAMRQLRFFAPRLLGGRELPEVLTSKARLINQAAAAARVRAESTLRRDLATEIEWAKASLVEPDEYPAAAARAGRDTPVAPESMVRVYQAYEQVKQAAGVIDFEDLLRFTVWAVEEHPDVADQVRAQYRHFVVDEYQDVNPVQQRLLAAWLGGRDDLTVVGDASQTIYSFTGASADHLIGFPRRYPGATVVRLTRDYRSTPQVVALANQVIGQARGAQARLRLELTGQRAPGPAPTIRSFPDEAAEAAAVAARCAELVAAGTPSSEIAVLFRTNAQSAAYEEALTDARVPYQVQGSARFFDRPEVRQAMVALRAATRAVEPGTPLRVAVTDALAATGWAADSPPPGGAGRERWEALAALVRLAADFRPAPGEDGAEPTAADALAGFHAELTRRAAAQHAPAVAGVTLASLHSAKGLEWDVVFLVGLVEGTLPVGFARTDEQIEEERRLLYVGITRAREQLWLSWPQARSDGGRPRRPSRFLPASAATATPATGPARAERSSGPRRRRGTLVLCRICGATLSEATDRKLGRCGDCPSDLDEELYERLVSWRAEVASQQRIPAYVVFTDATLAALAELRPDAAETLVQIPGIGARKLGLYGKAVLALIDGAEADQAVSMV, encoded by the coding sequence GTGCTCGCCGGCCTCGACGACGACCAGCGGGCCGCGGTGGTCGCCCCCGCCGGCCCGCTGTGCATCCTCGCCGGCGCGGGCACCGGCAAGACCCGCGCGATCACCCACCGCATCGCCCATCGGGTGCTCACCGGCGAGGTGCGGCCGCAACACGTGCTGGCGGTGACGTTCACCGCGCGCGCCGCGGGGGAGATGCGCGACCGGCTGCGCGGTCTCGGCGCCGGCGGCGTGCAGGCCCGCACCTTCCACGCCGCCGCGATGCGCCAGCTGCGGTTCTTCGCGCCGCGGCTGCTCGGCGGTCGCGAGCTGCCAGAGGTGCTCACCAGCAAGGCCCGGCTGATCAACCAGGCCGCCGCCGCGGCGCGGGTCCGGGCCGAGTCCACCTTGCGCCGCGACCTCGCCACCGAGATCGAGTGGGCCAAGGCGAGCCTGGTCGAGCCGGACGAATATCCGGCCGCCGCGGCCCGTGCCGGCCGCGACACCCCGGTCGCACCCGAGTCGATGGTGCGCGTCTACCAGGCGTACGAGCAGGTCAAGCAGGCCGCCGGGGTGATCGACTTCGAGGATCTGCTGCGGTTCACGGTCTGGGCCGTCGAGGAACACCCGGACGTCGCCGACCAGGTTCGCGCGCAGTACCGGCACTTCGTGGTCGACGAGTACCAGGACGTCAACCCGGTGCAGCAGCGGCTGCTCGCCGCGTGGCTCGGCGGCCGGGACGACCTGACGGTGGTCGGCGACGCCAGCCAGACCATCTACTCGTTCACCGGTGCCTCCGCCGACCACCTGATCGGGTTCCCGCGCCGCTATCCCGGCGCGACGGTGGTGCGGCTGACCCGCGACTACCGGTCCACCCCGCAGGTGGTGGCGCTGGCCAACCAGGTGATCGGGCAGGCCCGCGGCGCGCAGGCACGGTTGCGGCTGGAGCTGACCGGCCAGCGCGCGCCCGGCCCCGCCCCGACCATCCGCTCGTTTCCGGACGAGGCCGCCGAGGCGGCCGCGGTCGCCGCGCGCTGCGCCGAGCTGGTCGCCGCCGGTACCCCGAGCAGCGAGATCGCCGTGCTGTTTCGCACCAACGCCCAGTCCGCCGCGTACGAGGAGGCGCTGACCGACGCCCGGGTGCCCTACCAGGTGCAGGGCAGTGCGCGCTTCTTCGACCGGCCCGAGGTGCGGCAGGCGATGGTCGCGCTGCGGGCCGCGACCCGCGCCGTGGAGCCCGGTACCCCGCTTCGGGTCGCGGTCACCGACGCGCTCGCCGCGACCGGCTGGGCCGCCGACTCGCCGCCGCCGGGCGGGGCGGGACGGGAACGCTGGGAGGCGCTCGCCGCGCTGGTGCGGTTGGCCGCCGACTTCCGCCCCGCGCCGGGCGAGGACGGCGCCGAACCGACCGCGGCCGACGCCCTCGCCGGCTTCCACGCCGAGCTGACCCGCCGGGCCGCGGCCCAGCACGCGCCGGCCGTCGCCGGTGTCACGCTCGCCTCGCTGCACTCGGCCAAGGGCCTGGAGTGGGACGTGGTGTTCCTGGTCGGGCTGGTCGAGGGCACCCTGCCGGTCGGCTTCGCCCGCACCGACGAGCAGATCGAGGAGGAGCGCCGGCTGCTCTACGTCGGGATCACCCGGGCCCGCGAGCAGCTCTGGCTGTCCTGGCCGCAGGCCCGCTCGGACGGCGGCCGGCCGCGCCGCCCGTCCCGGTTCCTGCCGGCCTCGGCGGCCACCGCGACACCGGCCACCGGCCCGGCCCGCGCCGAGCGCTCGTCCGGGCCCCGCCGGCGCCGCGGCACGCTGGTGCTGTGCCGGATCTGCGGCGCCACGCTCAGCGAGGCCACCGACCGCAAGCTGGGCCGGTGCGGCGACTGCCCGTCCGACCTCGACGAGGAGCTGTACGAGCGGCTGGTGTCCTGGCGCGCGGAGGTCGCCAGCCAGCAGCGCATCCCCGCCTACGTGGTGTTCACCGACGCCACCCTGGCCGCGCTGGCCGAGCTGCGCCCGGACGCGGCCGAGACGCTGGTGCAGATTCCCGGCATCGGCGCCCGCAAGCTCGGGCTGTACGGCAAGGCGGTGCTGGCCCTGATCGACGGTGCGGAGGCCGATCAGGCCGTCTCGATGGTCTGA
- a CDS encoding MFS transporter → MRALLANRNFRLLFVGMAASMIGDSMLMLVLAIWVNQLTGSASAAGLTLLALAAPTLLAPVAGWLVDRLPRRRFLFAANLASAAILLPLLAVHGRGQLWLLIAVTVGYGASFVFVDPAQTGVIKHILPADQLGAANGMLQTVKQGLRLLGPLAGAGIYVALGGPVVAMINAATFVVAAAAVILLKLGPTPAPSGTDTGQLGPAPVAGGADTGRLGPAPVADGADAAVEQAEQEPPGALLHEITAGFRYLLRDVLLRRLTIGLLAAIFALEFVESGFFALIGDVMHRSTTLIGVISCAQGVGGILGGVLGARLMRRFGGVPTLAAGALLTAIGIGTLGIAQLPTLFPSAAINGFGFTVVLVAANTLIQQRSPHRYIGRISAAADGIISVGQITALALGAGLVTILDARLIMVLIGIGLAGSAAYLWRSRHAAATAAPEPEPAATTP, encoded by the coding sequence ATGCGCGCGCTGCTGGCCAACCGGAACTTCCGGCTGCTGTTCGTCGGCATGGCCGCCAGCATGATCGGCGACTCGATGCTGATGCTGGTGCTCGCGATCTGGGTGAACCAGCTGACCGGCTCGGCCAGCGCCGCCGGCCTGACGCTGCTCGCGCTGGCCGCACCCACCCTGCTCGCACCGGTCGCCGGCTGGCTGGTGGACCGGCTGCCGCGGCGCCGGTTCCTGTTCGCCGCGAACCTGGCGTCGGCGGCGATCCTGCTGCCGCTGCTCGCGGTGCACGGGCGCGGCCAGCTCTGGCTGCTGATCGCGGTGACCGTCGGGTACGGGGCGTCGTTCGTGTTCGTCGACCCGGCCCAGACCGGGGTGATCAAGCACATCCTGCCGGCCGACCAGCTCGGCGCCGCGAACGGCATGCTGCAGACCGTCAAGCAGGGCTTGCGGCTGCTCGGCCCGCTCGCCGGCGCCGGTATCTACGTCGCGCTCGGCGGCCCGGTCGTCGCCATGATCAACGCCGCTACCTTCGTCGTCGCCGCGGCCGCGGTGATCCTGCTGAAGCTGGGCCCGACGCCGGCCCCCAGCGGCACCGACACCGGGCAGCTGGGACCGGCCCCCGTCGCCGGCGGCGCCGACACCGGGCGGCTGGGCCCGGCGCCCGTCGCCGACGGCGCCGACGCGGCGGTCGAACAGGCCGAGCAGGAGCCGCCCGGCGCGTTGCTGCACGAGATCACCGCCGGCTTCCGGTACCTGCTGCGCGACGTGCTGCTGCGCCGGCTGACCATCGGCCTGCTGGCGGCGATCTTCGCACTGGAGTTCGTCGAGTCGGGTTTCTTCGCGCTGATCGGCGACGTGATGCACCGGTCGACCACCCTGATCGGCGTGATCAGCTGCGCGCAGGGAGTTGGCGGGATTCTCGGCGGCGTGCTCGGCGCCCGGTTGATGCGCCGCTTCGGCGGGGTGCCGACCCTCGCGGCCGGAGCCCTGCTGACCGCGATCGGTATCGGCACGCTCGGCATCGCTCAGCTGCCGACGCTCTTCCCCTCCGCGGCGATCAACGGGTTCGGGTTCACGGTGGTGCTGGTCGCCGCGAACACGCTGATCCAGCAGCGGTCGCCGCACCGCTACATCGGCCGGATCAGCGCCGCCGCGGACGGGATCATCTCGGTCGGTCAGATCACCGCGCTGGCGCTGGGCGCCGGCCTGGTCACCATCCTGGACGCCCGGCTGATCATGGTGCTGATCGGGATCGGCCTGGCCGGCTCGGCGGCGTACCTGTGGCGCTCCCGGCACGCCGCGGCCACCGCGGCACCGGAGCCGGAACCGGCCGCCACGACACCGTGA